From Halorubrum salinarum, the proteins below share one genomic window:
- a CDS encoding transposase gives MFVSVVKEVHDRSISAPEVRSKAEIVDNEQEDTDSVEDESFSQEGIVQTTRLARDHAFGHFDSDRAPNASYEDTQFFELQTFMGMVRCGATQGATRFQYRRGEDYSSHGDTHLRTVKQFDPDELVDGFNETTDRLLSVIASEASFRRPVTAAIDITTIPYYGDVEGMPMVSGTKDRDGRAFKFATLSIIGQNIPLVLAVEPVRESSEWDENPSNQIHRTVRRLVRRAKEHVPIETVLCDREFDSIRVFQTLSNLDVNYLIPKRVSSSERDVLKQMWEDDQEVAVESASVHVESGSHPMRLLYVPSTSGEGTAVFATSLRVGPEEAETFCQRYSRRWQIESEYKSIKGDFLAKTSSKDYRVRLFYFVFAVLLYNIWRLTDFLLKAGVDGEMDYAPVLTAGECVELVASALIPHD, from the coding sequence ATCTCAGCGCCGGAGGTGCGGTCTAAGGCAGAGATCGTCGACAATGAGCAAGAAGATACAGACTCAGTAGAAGACGAATCCTTCTCACAGGAGGGGATTGTTCAGACAACGCGCCTCGCGCGTGATCACGCCTTCGGACACTTCGACTCTGATCGGGCGCCGAACGCCTCGTACGAGGACACGCAATTTTTCGAGTTACAGACATTCATGGGAATGGTTCGGTGCGGAGCCACGCAGGGAGCTACTCGCTTTCAGTACCGGCGTGGCGAGGATTACAGCTCGCATGGCGATACCCACCTTCGCACCGTCAAGCAGTTCGATCCTGACGAGCTCGTCGACGGCTTCAACGAGACAACGGATCGCTTGCTTTCCGTGATTGCTTCTGAAGCATCGTTCCGCCGGCCAGTCACTGCCGCGATCGATATCACGACCATTCCCTACTACGGGGATGTCGAAGGGATGCCGATGGTCAGTGGAACGAAGGACAGAGACGGTCGAGCGTTTAAATTTGCGACCCTCTCGATCATCGGACAGAACATCCCGCTGGTCTTAGCTGTCGAGCCGGTTCGAGAGAGTTCTGAGTGGGATGAGAACCCGTCGAATCAGATCCATCGTACTGTTCGGCGACTCGTTCGACGAGCGAAAGAGCATGTTCCAATCGAGACAGTGCTGTGTGATCGGGAGTTCGATTCGATACGCGTGTTTCAGACGCTCTCAAACCTCGATGTGAACTACCTCATTCCGAAGCGAGTCTCCAGCTCTGAACGGGATGTACTCAAACAAATGTGGGAAGACGACCAAGAGGTGGCTGTTGAGTCGGCTTCTGTCCATGTGGAATCTGGATCGCATCCAATGCGGCTGCTGTACGTGCCGTCAACGAGTGGGGAGGGAACGGCCGTCTTCGCGACGAGTCTCCGAGTCGGTCCGGAGGAGGCCGAGACCTTTTGTCAGCGCTACAGCCGCCGGTGGCAGATCGAGAGTGAGTACAAATCGATCAAAGGTGACTTTCTCGCCAAGACCTCCTCGAAAGACTACCGCGTTCGCTTGTTCTACTTCGTGTTCGCGGTCCTCTTGTACAATATCTGGCGGCTGACCGACTTCCTGCTGAAAGCAGGTGTCGACGGAGAGATGGACTACGCACCCGTGTTGACTGCGGGTGAGTGTGTTGAGCTCGTTGCCTCGGCGTTGATCCCGCACGACTAA